In Citrus sinensis cultivar Valencia sweet orange chromosome 4, DVS_A1.0, whole genome shotgun sequence, one DNA window encodes the following:
- the LOC127901900 gene encoding uncharacterized protein LOC127901900 — translation MASTFIGNSTSIQEMFRRVSEQFTAIFRRKAFLHWYTGEGMVEMEFTEAESNMNDLVSEYQQYQDATAEEDYYEDEEEEVHDT, via the coding sequence ATGGCATCAACATTTATTGGAAACTCGACCTCAATTCAGGAGATGTTCAGGCGTGTGAGCGAGCAGTTCACAGCTATATTTAGAAGGAAGGCCTTTCTTCATTGGTACACCGGCGAAGGTATGGTTGAGATGGAGTTCACTGAGGCAGAGAGCAATATGAATGATTTGGTTTCTGAGTATCAGCAATACCAAGATGCTACAGCTGAAGAGGATTATTATGAGgatgaagaagaggaagtTCATGACACGTAG
- the LOC102628156 gene encoding uncharacterized protein LOC102628156: MDSMAEEQIDYEEEEYGGAQKMQYQGGGAIPALADEELMGEDDEYDDLYNDVNVGDGLLQFQQPEAPPPSAGVGNGRLQVKKTDVPEQQVQAGVSQGSNVPGVSVEGKYTNAGTHFPAQNDVQVAVNRPNMGSGNYPDGASVSQKGSVQETTHDAHVRNMGFQGSTSGPPRTGVDPSNMPGRVANEPAPVLNPGAAGPQGALIPANQMGVNINVNRAMVNENQIRPPLENGGTMLFVGELHWWTTDAELESVLSQYGRVKEIKFFDERASGKSKGYCQVEFFDAAAAAACKDGMNGHVFNGRPCVVAFASPQTLKQMGASYMNKNQGQPQSQTQGRRPMNDGGGRGGNMNYQSGDGGRNFGRGGWGRGGQGVPNRGPGGGAMRGRGPMGAKNMMGSSSGAGSGAGPAAGGGYGQGLAGPGFGGPAGGMMHPQNMMGGFDPTYMGRGGGYGGFSGPGFPGMLPSFPAVNAMGLAGVAPHVNPAFFNRGMAANGMGMMGSSGMDGPHPGMWTDSSMGGWVGEEHGRRTRESSYGGDDGASDYGYGEANHEKGARSTAASREKDRGSERDWSGNTDRRHREEREQDWDRSERDHRDHRHREEKDSYRDRRQRDRDSTYDDNWDRGPSSSRSRSRSRAIPDEDHRSRSRDVDYGKRRRLPSE; this comes from the coding sequence ATGGATTCGATGGCTGAAGAACAAATAGATTATGAGGAGGAGGAGTATGGAGGGGCTCAAAAGATGCAGTATCAGGGAGGTGGAGCTATACCTGCTCTTGCAGATGAAGAGTTGATGGGAGAAGATGATGAGTATGATGATCTATATAATGATGTTAATGTCGGAGATGGTTTATTGCAGTTTCAGCAGCCTGAGGCACCTCCCCCATCCGCTGGTGTGGGCAATGGAAGACTTCAAGTTAAGAAAACTGATGTTCCCGAGCAACAAGTTCAAGCTGGGGTCTCACAAGGGTCAAACGTCCCTGGGGTTTCTGTTGAAGGAAAGTACACCAATGCTGGGACCCACTTTCCTGCTCAAAATGATGTGCAGGTTGCTGTCAACAGACCAAACATGGGATCTGGTAATTACCCAGATGGAGCTTCTGTTTCACAAAAAGGGAGTGTCCAAGAGACAACTCATGATGCCCATGTTAGAAATATGGGTTTTCAAGGGTCTACGTCAGGTCCCCCAAGAACTGGAGTTGATCCTTCTAATATGCCGGGAAGAGTAGCCAATGAGCCTGCACCTGTGCTAAATCCCGGTGCTGCTGGTCCTCAAGGTGCTCTGATTCCAGCTAATCAAATGGGTGTGAATATAAATGTCAATCGTGCAATGGTGAATGAGAATCAAATCCGGCCTCCTCTAGAGAATGGTGGGACAATGCTGTTTGTGGGAGAATTACATTGGTGGACAACTGATGCAGAGCTTGAAAGTGTTTTGTCTCAGTATGGAAGGGTCAAGGAGATTAAGTTTTTTGATGAGAGAGCTAGTGGTAAATCCAAAGGTTATTGCCAAGTCGAATTCTTTGATGCAGCTGCTGCAGCTGCGTGCAAAGATGGAATGAATGGTCATGTTTTCAATGGACGACCATGTGTTGTTGCTTTTGCTTCTCCTCAAACATTGAAACAGATGGGAGCTTCTTACATGAACAAAAACCAAGGCCAGCCTCAATCACAGACTCAGGGAAGGAGACCTATGAACGACGGTGGTGGGAGAGGTGGTAACATGAATTATCAGAGTGGTGATGGAGGTAGGAATTTTGGAAGGGGTGGCTGGGGACGAGGTGGGCAGGGTGTACCCAACAGAGGTCCTGGTGGTGGAGCGATGAGGGGAAGAGGGCCCATGGGTGCAAAGAACATGATGGGGAGTAGTTCTGGAGCTGGAAGCGGTGCTGGACCTGCTGCTGGTGGAGGTTATGGACAAGGCCTTGCAGGTCCTGGCTTTGGGGGTCCTGCGGGTGGTATGATGCATCCACAGAATATGATGGGAGGGTTTGATCCAACATACATGGGTCGAGGAGGTGGTTATGGAGGTTTTTCGGGTCCAGGTTTTCCTGGGATGCTTCCTTCATTTCCTGCTGTTAATGCAATGGGCCTTGCTGGGGTGGCTCCTCATGTCAACCCAGCATTCTTTAACCGAGGAATGGCAGCTAATGGGATGGGTATGATGGGTTCTTCTGGAATGGATGGACCGCATCCAGGGATGTGGACTGACTCAAGCATGGGTGGATGGGTAGGAGAGGAACATGGACGAAGGACAAGGGAGTCAAGTTATGGTGGTGATGATGGTGCTTCTGATTATGGGTATGGGGAGGCAAATCATGAAAAAGGAGCAAGGTCAACTGCTGCCTCCCGGGAAAAGGATCGTGGTTCTGAGCGTGACTGGTCTGGGAACACAGATAGGAGGCACCGAGAGGAGAGGGAACAAGACTGGGACAGATCTGAAAGGGATCACAGAGATCACAGACACAGGGAAGAAAAAGATAGTTATCGTGATCGTCGACAAAGAGATCGTGACTCAACTTATGATGACAACTGGGACAGGGGGCCGTCGTCTTCCAGATCTCGGAGCAGGTCCCGAGCAATCCCGGATGAAGACCACAGATCTCGATCGAGAGATGTGGACTATGGGAAGAGGAGACGGCTACCATCAGAGTGA
- the LOC107177679 gene encoding uncharacterized protein LOC107177679, with translation MARLVIVLALIFVAIISVASAQQEPIIQPQPNEPQQPNQPQEPNQPNQPQEPNQPQQPNQPQEPKQPDQPQTQPPAQQPQQPDQPQTQPPTQQPQQPQQPQQPNQAPGEAPTQAPPAGGAPAPAPGEAPAGGPSSGPAAGPGPAEGPSGEAKLPEVAMPGPVGEGDENKSEGSGASSLKVSALVAGVAVAAAFFY, from the coding sequence ATGGCTCGCCTGGTCATTGTTCTTGCTCTCATTTTTGTAGCCATTATCAGTGTGGCCTCAGCCCAGCAGGAACCCATTATTCAGCCACAACCCAATGAACCCCAGCAGCCTAATCAGCCGCAGGAACCCAATCAGCCTAACCAACCCCAGGAACCCAATCAGCCACAGCAGCCTAATCAGCCTCAGGAACCCAAGCAGCCTGATCAGCCACAGACACAGCCACCTGCCCAGCAACCACAGCAGCCTGATCAGCCACAGACACAGCCACCTACCCAGCAACCACAGCAGCCCCAGCAGCCTCAGCAGCCAAATCAGGCACCCGGTGAGGCACCAACACAGGCACCTCCAGCCGGTGGTGCACCCGCACCGGCACCCGGAGAAGCCCCAGCAGGAGGCCCAAGCAGTGGACCAGCTGCTGGACCTGGACCTGCAGAAGGCCCCTCTGGCGAGGCTAAGTTGCCTGAGGTTGCAATGCCAGGACCAGTGGGCGAGGGAGATGAGAACAAGTCTGAAGGGAGTGGTGCAAGCTCCCTCAAAGTCTCCGCCCTCGTCGCTGGTGTTGCAGTCGCTGCTGCTTTCTTCTACTAA
- the LOC102629313 gene encoding T-complex protein 1 subunit epsilon, with product MALAFDEFGRPFILLRQQEEKSRLRGLDAQKANVSAGKAVARILRTSLGPKGMDKMLQSPDGDVTITNDGATILEQMDVDNQIAKLMVELSRSQDYEIGDGTTGVVVMAGSLLEQAEKLLERGIHPIRIAEGYEMASRIAVEHLERIAQKFEFGLNDLEPLVQTCMTTLNSKMVNRCKRRLAEIAVKAVLAVADLERKDVNLDLIKVEGKVGGRLEDTELIYGITVDKDMSHPQMPKRIENAKIAILTCPFEPPKPKTKHKVDIDTVEKFQTLRQQEQKYFDDMVQKCKDVGATLVICQWGFDDEANHLLMHRNLPAVRWVGGVELELIAIATGGRIVPRFQELTPEKLGKAGLVREKSFGTTQDRMLYIEHCANSRAVTIFIRGGNKMMIEETKRSIHDALCVARNLIRNNSIVYGGGAAEIACSIAVDAAADRYPGVEQYAIRAFADALDAIPMALAENSGLQPIETLSAVKNQQIRENNPNCGIDCNDVGTNDMREQNVFETLIGKQQQILLATQVVKMILKIDDVISPSEY from the exons ATGGCGTTAGCGTTCGACGAGTTCGGTCGACCGTTCATATTATTAAGGCAGCAAGAAGAGAAGTCCAGATTGCGCGGACTCGATGCTCAGAAAGCCAACGTTTCGGCCGGCAAAGCAGTGGCTCGGATCCTCCGAACCTCCCTCGGACCCAAAGGCATGGACAAGATGCTCCAAAGCCCCGACGGTGACGTCACCATTA CAAATGATGGTGCCACAATCCTGGAGCAGATGGATGTTGACAATCAAATTGCAAAGCTGATGGTTGAATTGTCTCGGAGTCAGGACTATGAAATTGGTGATGGTACAACTGGCGTTGTTGTTATGGCTGGTTCACTTTTAGAGCAAGCTGAGAAGCTTTTGGAACGGGGAATTCATCCTATTCGGATTGCAGAGGGCTATGAAATGGCTTCTAGAATAGCTGTTGAACATTTAGAACGTATAGCTCAGAAGTTTGAGTTCGGGTTGAATGACTTGGAGCCTTTGGTTCAAACTTGCATGACTACTTTAAATTCGAAAAT GGTGAATCGTTGCAAGCGCAGATTGGCTGAGATTGCTGTCAAAGCGGTTCTTGCTGTGGCAGACTTAGAGAGGAAGGATGTCAATTTAGATTTGATTAAAGTTGAGGGAAAAGTAGGGGGAAGGTTGGAGGACACTGAGCTAATATATGGAATTACTGTTGACAAGGATATGAGCCACCCTCAGATGCCAAAACGAattgaaaatgcaaaaattgCCATCTTGACCTGCCCCTTTGAGCCCCCTAAGCCAAAAACAAAGCATAAGGTGGACATTGATACCGTGGAAAAGTTCCAGACTTTACGTCAGCAAGAGCAAAAATACTTTGATGACATGGTTCAAAAGTGCAAG GATGTTGGTGCTACCTTGGTCATCTGTCAATGGGGTTTCGATGATGAGGCTAATCACTTATTAATGCACAGGAACCTGCCTGCTGTCCGCTGGGTTGGTGGTGTAGAATTGGAGCTGATTGCCATAGCCACAG GTGGAAGAATTGTTCCAAGGTTTCAGGAGTTGACACCAGAAAAACTTGGAAAG gctGGTTTGGTTCGAGAAAAGTCTTTTGGTACTACACAAGATAGAATGCTGTACATTGAACACTGTGCAAATTCTAGGGCTGTAACCATTTTTATCCGTGGAG GTAACAAAATGATGATAGAGGAGACCAAGCGGAGCATACATGATGCCTTGTGTGTGGCTAGGAATCTGATTCGCAACAATTCTATTGTGTATGGCGGGGGTGCAGCTGAGATAGCTTGCTCAATTGCTGTAGATGCAGCTGCAGATAGATATCCGGGAGTTGAACAG TATGCTATCAGGGCATTTGCAGATGCGTTGGATGCTATCCCAATGGCACTTGCAGAAAATAGTGGTCTCCAACCTATTGAGACGCTATCGGCTGTGAAAAATCAGCAAATTAGG GAGAATAATCCAAACTGCGGAATAGACTGCAATGATGTTGGAACCAATGACATGCGTGAGCAAAATgtctttgagactttgattgGGAAGCAGCAGCAGATTCTTCTCGCAACACAAGTTGTGaagatgattttgaaaattgatgatGTCATTTCCCCCTCTGAATATTGA
- the LOC102629596 gene encoding probable pectate lyase 5 yields the protein MAIPLLLWLLLCLLAPTFISSSPVQDPELVVEEVHKSINASRRNLGFLSCGTGNPIDDCWRCDPKWEENRQQLADCAIGFGKQAIGGKDGKIYVVTDSGDDDPVNPKPGTLRYAVIQDEPLWIIFARDMVITLKEELIMNSFKTIDGRGASVHIAGGPCITIQYVTNIIIHGINIHDCKRGGNANVRDSPSHYGWRTISDGDGVSIFGGSHVWVDHCSLSNCNDGLIDAIHGSTAITISNNYMTHHNKVMLLGHSDTFTQDKNMQVTIAFNHFGEGLVQRMPRCRHGYFHVVNNDYTHWEMYALGGSASPTINSQGNRFVAPNDRFNKEVTKYEDAPESEWKNWNWRSEGDLMVNGAFFTPSGAGASSSYAKASSLGARPSSLISSITAGAGSLNCRKGKPC from the exons ATGGCAATTCCACTCTTGCTTTGGTTGCTCTTGTGCCTTTTAGCTCCAACCTTCATTTCCTCTTCACCAGTTCAAGATCCTGAATTAGTAGTGGAAGAAGTACACaa AAGCATCAATGCGTCTAGGAGGAATTTGGGGTTTCTGTCGTGTGGGACCGGCAATCCGATCGACGACTGCTGGCGGTGTGACCCGAAGTGGGAAGAGAACCGGCAGCAGCTAGCGGATTGCGCCATCGGGTTCGGCAAGCAGGCCATTGGTGGGAAAGATGGTAAGATATATGTTGTTACGGACTCCGGTGACGATGACCCAGTGAACCCAAAGCCAGGCACTCTGAGGTATGCTGTGATCCAAGACGAGCCCCTATGGATCATTTTCGCACGtgacatggtgatcacattgAAAGAGGAGTTGATCATGAACTCGTTCAAGACCATCGACGGCCGAGGAGCGAGCGTACACATAGCCGGTGGTCCATGCATTACTATCCAGTACGTGACCAACATCATTATTCATGGGATTAATATACATGACTGTAAGAGAGGAGGCAACGCTAACGTGCGGGACTCACCAAGTCACTACGGGTGGAGGACTATATCGGACGGCGATGGTGTATCCATCTTTGGTGGAAGCCACGTGTGGGTTGATCATTGCTCTTTGTCTAATTGCAACGATGGGTTGATCGATGCCATTCATGGATCCACAGCCATCACAATCTCAAACAATTACATGACCCACCATAACAAAGTGATGCTTCTGGGCCACAGTGATACTTTTACTCAGGACAAGAACATGCAAGTCACGATTGCTTTCAATCACTTTGGTGAAGGGCTTGTGCAAAGGATGCCTag ATGTAGACATGGGTATTTTCATGTAGTGAACAACGACTACACACATTGGGAGATGTATGCGCTCGGTGGGAGTGCTTCTCCTACAATTAACAGCCAAGGGAATAGATTTGTTGCTCCAAATGATAGATTCAACAAAGAG GTGACTAAATATGAGGATGCGCCGGAGAGTGAATGGAAGAATTGGAATTGGAGGTCCGAAGGGGATTTGATGGTAAATGGTGCATTTTTTACGCCATCGGGTGCCGGCGCATCTTCTAGTTATGCTAAGGCTTCAAGTTTAGGAGCAAGACCATCTTCACTAATAAGTTCAATCACAGCAGGAGCGGGCTCGCTTAATTGCAGGAAAGGCAAGCCTTGCTAG
- the LOC112498801 gene encoding uncharacterized protein LOC112498801, whose amino-acid sequence MARLVIVLALIFVAIISVASAQQEPIIQPQPNEPHQPNQPQEPNQPQQPNQPQEPKQPDQPQTQPPTQQPQQPDQPQTQPPTQQPQQPQQPNQAPGEAPTQAPPAGGAPAPAPGEAPAGGPSSGPAAGPGPAEGPSGEAKLPEVAMPGPVGEGDENKSEGSGTSSLKVSALVAGVAVAAAFFY is encoded by the coding sequence ATGGCTCGCCTGGTCATTGTTCTTGCTCTCATTTTTGTAGCCATTATCAGTGTGGCCTCAGCCCAGCAGGAACCCATTATTCAGCCACAACCCAATGAACCCCATCAGCCTAATCAGCCGCAGGAACCCAATCAGCCACAGCAGCCTAATCAGCCCCAGGAACCCAAGCAGCCTGATCAGCCACAGACACAGCCACCTACCCAGCAACCACAGCAGCCTGATCAGCCACAGACACAGCCACCTACCCAGCAGCCCCAGCAGCCTCAGCAGCCAAATCAGGCACCCGGTGAGGCACCAACACAGGCACCTCCAGCCGGTGGTGCACCCGCACCGGCACCCGGAGAAGCCCCAGCAGGAGGCCCAAGCAGTGGACCAGCTGCTGGACCTGGACCTGCAGAAGGCCCCTCTGGCGAGGCTAAGTTGCCTGAGGTTGCAATGCCAGGACCAGTGGGCGAGGGAGATGAGAACAAGTCGGAAGGGAGTGGTACAAGCTCCCTCAAAGTCTCCGCCCTCGTCGCTGGTGTTGCAGTCGCTGCTGCTTTCTTCTACTAA